One region of Vescimonas fastidiosa genomic DNA includes:
- a CDS encoding histidine triad nucleotide-binding protein, translating to MKNDCLFCAIAAGEIPSNKVYEDDLCYAFYDIAPQAPTHFLVIPKSHIGSVAEVSGDNSAVVAHIFEVIAKVTKELGLESYRVVSNIGEQAGQSVHHLHFHVLSGRDMTWPPG from the coding sequence ATGAAGAACGATTGCCTTTTCTGCGCTATTGCGGCGGGGGAGATCCCGTCCAACAAAGTGTATGAGGACGACCTGTGCTATGCCTTTTATGACATTGCACCCCAGGCGCCCACCCATTTCCTGGTGATTCCCAAGAGCCACATCGGCTCCGTGGCGGAGGTCAGCGGAGATAACAGCGCTGTGGTGGCCCACATCTTTGAGGTCATCGCCAAGGTGACCAAGGAGCTGGGACTGGAGAGCTACCGGGTGGTGTCCAACATTGGTGAACAGGCCGGCCAGAGCGTGCATCATCTGCACTTCCATGTGCTGTCCGGCCGGGATATGACCTGGCCTCCGGGCTAA
- a CDS encoding DUF4250 domain-containing protein codes for MIPNDPVMLLSFVNMKLRDEFSDLDELCGALDVSREDLERRLKALGYAYNEKTNQFK; via the coding sequence ATGATACCGAATGACCCTGTGATGCTGCTGAGCTTCGTGAATATGAAGCTGCGGGATGAGTTTAGCGACCTGGACGAGTTATGCGGTGCCCTGGATGTGAGCCGGGAAGATCTGGAGCGTCGGCTGAAGGCTCTGGGCTATGCGTATAACGAAAAAACGAATCAATTTAAATAG
- the alaS gene encoding alanine--tRNA ligase gives MSHPYHGLNELREMFLSYFESKGHLRLPSFSLVPQNDKSILLINAGMTPMKPWFKGEEEPPRHRVCTCQKCIRTGDIDNVGHTARHGTYFEMLGNFSFGDYFKHEAIAWSWEFLTKVVGLEEDRLYPSVYESDDEAFDIWNQEVGIPKERIFRFGKEDNFWEHGSGPCGPCSEIYYDRGEKYGCGKPGCTVGCDCDRYIEIWNNVFSQFDNDGHNNYTELKQKNIDTGMGLERLAVVCQDVDSLFDVDTVMNITNKVSQLTGAFYGQSQKRDVSLRVITDHIRAATFMICDGILPSNEGRGYVLRRLLRRAARHGKLLGVNEPFLYRIVDTVVHENECQYGDLREKQTYITKVIRTEEESFARTIDGGMRIFAEMLAEHQAKGETVFSGADAFKLYDTFGFPIDLTAEMAADEGLTVDEDAFRRLMQEQKERAREARKALGDLGWAGVEFGKDVPSTEFVGYDRTSCEATVVALVREDELCGRIEAGSDGIVVLDQSPFYAEMGGQVADHGVITAKGMTFTVTDVQKNKGGKFMHYGHLAEGELAVGDSVEASIDCQRRKAICRAHTTTHLLDAALKKVLGDHVHQAGSLVEPDRLRFDFTHFEAITPEQLSQVEWMVNDAILEGYPVVTEVLPIEEAKKKGAVAMFGEKYGETVRVVEMGDFSMEFCGGTHLDNTAKAGPFRIKSESSVASGVRRMEATCGRLSLESMEKSHSVLSKAAQFLKTAPAGLLERMEQQAGEMKQLRQAVDKFKAEASLGEAKQFLAAAKTVKGLHVLTATREGLDANALRKMGDFLRDKDPAVVGVLASISGEKITFLAVCGKEAVAKGVKAGDLVKMVSGICGGKGGGKPDSAMGGGNDPLKVDDALAAVDDFVSEKLG, from the coding sequence ATGAGTCATCCCTATCATGGCCTCAATGAGCTGCGGGAAATGTTCCTGAGCTACTTTGAGAGCAAGGGCCATCTGCGCCTGCCCAGCTTTTCGCTGGTGCCCCAAAACGACAAGTCTATCCTGCTCATTAACGCCGGTATGACACCCATGAAGCCCTGGTTCAAGGGGGAGGAGGAGCCGCCCCGGCACCGGGTCTGCACCTGCCAGAAGTGCATTCGCACCGGCGACATCGACAATGTGGGCCACACAGCCCGGCACGGCACCTATTTTGAGATGCTGGGCAACTTCTCCTTCGGCGACTACTTCAAGCACGAGGCCATTGCCTGGAGCTGGGAGTTTCTGACCAAGGTGGTAGGGCTGGAGGAGGATCGGCTGTATCCCTCCGTATATGAGAGCGACGACGAGGCCTTTGACATCTGGAATCAGGAGGTCGGTATTCCCAAGGAAAGAATCTTCCGCTTCGGCAAGGAGGATAACTTCTGGGAGCATGGTTCCGGTCCCTGCGGTCCCTGCTCGGAAATCTACTACGACCGGGGGGAGAAATACGGCTGCGGTAAGCCCGGGTGTACCGTGGGCTGCGACTGCGACCGGTATATCGAGATCTGGAACAATGTGTTCTCTCAGTTCGATAACGACGGACACAACAACTACACGGAGCTGAAGCAGAAGAATATCGACACCGGCATGGGTCTGGAGCGGCTGGCAGTGGTGTGCCAGGATGTGGACTCCCTGTTTGATGTGGATACGGTGATGAACATTACCAACAAGGTTTCCCAGCTTACCGGGGCATTCTATGGCCAAAGCCAGAAGCGGGATGTGTCACTTCGGGTCATCACAGACCATATCCGGGCAGCTACCTTTATGATCTGTGACGGCATCCTGCCCTCCAATGAGGGACGGGGCTATGTGCTGCGGCGGCTGCTGCGGCGGGCGGCCCGGCACGGAAAGCTTTTGGGCGTGAATGAGCCGTTCCTGTATCGGATCGTGGACACGGTGGTCCATGAAAACGAGTGCCAGTACGGTGATCTGCGGGAGAAGCAGACCTATATCACCAAGGTCATCCGCACCGAGGAGGAGAGCTTTGCCCGGACCATCGACGGCGGTATGCGCATCTTTGCAGAGATGCTGGCCGAGCACCAAGCCAAGGGGGAGACGGTATTCTCCGGTGCAGACGCTTTTAAGCTGTATGATACCTTTGGCTTCCCCATTGATCTGACGGCCGAGATGGCTGCGGACGAGGGGCTGACGGTGGACGAGGATGCCTTCCGCCGACTGATGCAGGAGCAGAAGGAGCGGGCCCGGGAGGCTCGGAAGGCTTTGGGCGATCTGGGCTGGGCCGGTGTGGAATTCGGTAAGGATGTGCCGTCTACGGAGTTCGTGGGCTATGACCGGACAAGCTGCGAGGCTACGGTGGTGGCCCTGGTGCGTGAGGATGAGCTGTGCGGCCGGATAGAGGCCGGAAGCGATGGCATTGTGGTGCTGGATCAGTCTCCGTTCTACGCAGAAATGGGCGGCCAGGTGGCAGACCACGGCGTTATTACTGCGAAGGGAATGACCTTTACAGTTACGGATGTGCAAAAGAATAAGGGCGGAAAGTTCATGCACTATGGACATCTGGCCGAGGGTGAGCTGGCAGTAGGCGACAGCGTGGAGGCTTCCATTGACTGCCAGCGGCGCAAGGCCATCTGCCGGGCCCACACCACCACTCATCTGCTGGATGCGGCGCTTAAAAAAGTGCTGGGCGACCATGTGCATCAGGCGGGCTCCTTGGTGGAGCCGGACCGACTCCGCTTTGACTTTACCCATTTTGAGGCCATTACGCCGGAGCAGCTGAGCCAGGTAGAGTGGATGGTCAACGACGCCATTTTGGAGGGCTATCCCGTGGTAACGGAGGTGTTACCCATTGAGGAGGCGAAGAAAAAGGGCGCGGTGGCTATGTTCGGCGAGAAGTACGGCGAGACCGTGCGCGTAGTGGAGATGGGCGACTTTTCCATGGAGTTCTGCGGAGGCACGCACCTGGATAACACCGCCAAGGCAGGGCCCTTCCGCATCAAATCCGAGAGCAGCGTTGCCTCCGGTGTGCGGCGTATGGAGGCCACCTGCGGGCGGCTGAGCCTGGAGAGTATGGAAAAGAGCCACAGCGTGCTGTCCAAGGCGGCCCAGTTCCTCAAGACCGCCCCTGCGGGACTGCTGGAACGCATGGAGCAGCAGGCCGGCGAGATGAAGCAGCTGCGTCAGGCGGTAGATAAATTCAAGGCGGAGGCGTCCTTAGGGGAGGCCAAGCAGTTCCTGGCGGCGGCTAAAACGGTGAAGGGCCTGCATGTGCTTACCGCTACCCGAGAGGGCTTGGATGCCAATGCTCTGCGCAAGATGGGCGACTTCCTGCGGGATAAAGACCCTGCGGTGGTAGGCGTGCTGGCCAGCATCTCCGGAGAGAAGATCACCTTCCTGGCGGTGTGTGGTAAGGAGGCCGTGGCGAAGGGTGTAAAGGCCGGAGACCTGGTGAAGATGGTGTCCGGCATCTGCGGCGGCAAGGGCGGCGGTAAGCCCGACAGCGCTATGGGCGGCGGCAACGACCCGCTGAAGGTAGACGATGCTCTGGCGGCGGTAGATGACTTTGTGTCGGAAAAGCTGGGCTGA
- a CDS encoding CatA-like O-acetyltransferase produces the protein MAYRIVNMEEDPRSGQFAYFRAMADPWAGITVEVDITEFHAALDGRPFFLSFLYALTRAANAVPELRRRLLDGQVVEFDRCCPSYTAMKDSGVYVYCLVDSGLLPYEDFLADGKRRQAEALKGEGLAESGDPLSNFFVSCVPWLAYTQLKHPVTGPEDTNPRFSWGKFTEMNGRVTMPVTIFVNHALADGLHIARFYENLDQELAEIVKQIKNS, from the coding sequence GTGGCATATCGAATCGTGAATATGGAGGAGGACCCCCGCAGCGGACAGTTTGCCTACTTCCGAGCTATGGCAGACCCCTGGGCGGGCATTACCGTGGAGGTGGACATTACGGAGTTTCACGCCGCCCTGGACGGCAGACCCTTTTTTCTCAGCTTCCTTTATGCCCTGACCCGGGCGGCCAACGCCGTGCCGGAGCTGCGGCGGCGGCTGCTGGACGGGCAGGTGGTGGAATTTGACCGATGCTGTCCCTCCTACACGGCCATGAAGGACAGCGGTGTGTATGTATACTGCCTGGTAGACAGCGGGCTTTTACCCTATGAGGATTTTTTGGCCGACGGCAAGCGGCGGCAGGCGGAGGCACTGAAGGGGGAGGGGCTGGCAGAAAGCGGCGATCCGCTGAGCAACTTCTTTGTCTCCTGCGTGCCCTGGCTGGCTTACACCCAGCTCAAGCACCCTGTGACCGGGCCGGAGGATACGAATCCGCGGTTTTCCTGGGGGAAATTCACGGAGATGAACGGACGGGTAACGATGCCGGTGACGATCTTCGTGAATCACGCTTTGGCGGACGGACTGCACATAGCCCGGTTTTATGAAAATTTGGACCAAGAACTCGCTGAAATTGTTAAGCAAATTAAAAATTCATAA
- the nrdD gene encoding anaerobic ribonucleoside-triphosphate reductase gives MKIIKRNGSEVAFDITKIIVAITKANDSVEEVDRMTPVQIQRIAESVELQCQKIGRAPTVEEIQDMVEHYIMAHGAFEVAKHYITYRYTRSLVRKSNTTDDKILSLIECNNEEAKQENSNKNPVVNSTQRDYMAGEVSRDLSERILLPPEIVEAHREGIIHFHDSDYYAQHMHNCDLVNLDDMLQNGTVITGTLIERPHSFATACNIATQIVAQVASNQYGGQSISLTHLAPFVEVSRQKIRKIVQGEMASIGVDPGEEKISELVETRLREEIRRGVQTIQYQVVTLLTTNGQAPFITVFMYLNEARNEREKKDLAMIIEEMLLQRYQGVKNEKGIWVTPAFPKLIYTLEEDNIHEDSPYWYLTELAAKCTARRMVPDYISEKKMKELKGDVYTCMGCRSFLTPDRFTDAGVGNIANAGNYEPGKHKYYGRFNQGVVTINLPDVALSSGGNIEKFWKIFDERLELCHRALRCRHDRLRGTTSDAAPILWQYGALARLKKGEVIDKLLYGGYSTISLGYAGLYECVKYMTGKSHTDPAATPFALSIMKKMNEKCLEWKTAENIDYSLYGTPLESTTYKFAKCLQKRFGVIEGITDKGYITNSYHVHVTEPIDAFTKLEFEAQFQHLSPGGAISYVEVPDMQNNIPAVLEVMKFIYDHIIYAELNTKSDYCQVCGWDGEIEVVEEDGKLIWKCPQCGNTDQDKMNVARRTCGYIGTQFWNQGRTQEIKDRVLHL, from the coding sequence ATGAAGATCATCAAGCGCAACGGTTCCGAGGTGGCCTTCGACATCACGAAGATCATCGTTGCCATCACCAAGGCCAACGACTCCGTGGAGGAAGTGGACCGCATGACCCCCGTGCAGATCCAGCGCATTGCCGAGTCCGTGGAACTCCAGTGCCAGAAGATCGGCCGCGCCCCCACTGTGGAGGAAATCCAGGACATGGTGGAGCATTACATCATGGCCCACGGTGCCTTTGAGGTGGCCAAGCATTACATCACCTATCGCTATACCCGCTCCCTGGTACGCAAGTCCAACACAACCGACGACAAGATTCTCTCCCTCATCGAGTGCAATAACGAGGAGGCCAAGCAGGAGAATTCCAATAAAAACCCCGTTGTTAACTCCACCCAGCGGGACTACATGGCCGGTGAGGTCAGCCGCGACCTCAGCGAGCGCATTCTGCTGCCCCCGGAGATTGTCGAGGCCCATCGGGAGGGCATCATCCACTTCCACGACAGCGATTATTACGCCCAGCATATGCACAACTGCGACCTGGTGAATCTGGATGATATGCTGCAAAACGGCACTGTCATCACCGGTACCCTCATTGAGCGGCCCCACAGCTTTGCCACCGCCTGTAACATTGCCACCCAGATCGTGGCTCAGGTGGCCAGCAACCAGTACGGCGGCCAGTCCATCAGCCTCACCCATCTGGCTCCCTTTGTAGAGGTCAGCCGTCAGAAGATTCGCAAGATCGTCCAAGGGGAGATGGCTTCCATCGGTGTGGATCCCGGCGAGGAGAAGATCAGCGAGCTGGTAGAGACCCGTCTGCGGGAGGAGATCCGCCGCGGCGTTCAGACCATCCAGTACCAGGTGGTGACTCTCCTGACCACCAACGGCCAGGCCCCCTTCATCACCGTTTTCATGTATTTGAATGAGGCCCGCAATGAGCGGGAAAAGAAAGACCTGGCTATGATTATCGAGGAGATGCTCCTCCAGCGCTACCAGGGCGTGAAAAACGAAAAGGGCATCTGGGTCACGCCTGCCTTCCCCAAGCTTATTTACACTTTGGAGGAGGATAACATTCACGAGGACTCCCCCTACTGGTATCTCACAGAGCTGGCCGCCAAGTGTACCGCCCGCCGCATGGTGCCCGACTATATTTCCGAGAAGAAGATGAAGGAGCTCAAGGGCGATGTTTACACCTGCATGGGCTGCCGCTCCTTCCTGACCCCCGACCGCTTCACCGACGCCGGAGTGGGCAATATCGCCAATGCCGGTAACTATGAGCCCGGCAAGCACAAGTACTACGGCCGCTTTAACCAGGGCGTGGTCACCATCAACCTGCCGGATGTGGCCCTGTCCTCCGGCGGCAATATCGAGAAGTTCTGGAAAATTTTTGATGAGCGCCTGGAGCTGTGCCACCGCGCCCTCCGCTGCCGTCACGACCGGCTGAGGGGCACCACCTCTGATGCCGCCCCCATCCTCTGGCAGTACGGCGCCCTGGCAAGGCTAAAGAAGGGCGAGGTCATCGACAAGCTCCTTTACGGCGGCTACTCCACTATCTCCCTGGGCTACGCAGGTCTGTATGAATGCGTGAAATACATGACCGGCAAGAGCCACACGGACCCCGCCGCCACTCCTTTCGCCCTGTCCATTATGAAAAAGATGAACGAAAAATGCCTGGAGTGGAAGACCGCCGAAAATATCGACTATTCCCTCTACGGCACGCCCCTGGAGTCCACCACCTATAAGTTTGCCAAGTGCCTGCAAAAGCGCTTCGGCGTCATTGAGGGCATCACCGACAAGGGCTATATCACCAATAGCTACCATGTCCATGTCACCGAGCCCATCGACGCCTTTACCAAGCTGGAGTTCGAGGCCCAGTTCCAGCACCTGTCCCCCGGCGGCGCCATCAGCTATGTGGAGGTCCCGGATATGCAGAACAATATTCCCGCCGTGCTGGAGGTAATGAAGTTCATCTATGACCACATCATCTACGCCGAGCTGAACACCAAGAGCGACTACTGCCAGGTCTGCGGCTGGGACGGCGAGATCGAAGTGGTGGAGGAGGACGGCAAGCTCATCTGGAAGTGTCCCCAGTGCGGCAACACCGACCAGGACAAGATGAATGTGGCCCGCCGTACCTGCGGCTACATCGGCACCCAGTTCTGGAATCAAGGCCGCACCCAGGAGATCAAGGATCGGGTCCTGCATCTGTAA
- the nrdG gene encoding anaerobic ribonucleoside-triphosphate reductase activating protein codes for MYYGELKKCDIANGEGVRVSLFVSGCRNRCRDCFQPETWDFCFGQPFTQETAREIYVELEKPYISGLTLLGGDPLEPENQRALLPLLHRVRKSYPQKSIWCFTGYTLKDPQTFTKIHPNCEVTEDFLSCIDILIDGPFIPEEKDISLQFRGSRNQRIIDMDRSRQAGKIVLWDKLRK; via the coding sequence ATGTACTATGGTGAACTGAAAAAATGCGACATAGCCAACGGCGAGGGTGTCCGGGTCTCCCTGTTCGTCTCCGGCTGCCGCAACCGCTGCCGGGACTGCTTTCAGCCGGAGACCTGGGACTTTTGCTTCGGCCAGCCCTTTACCCAAGAGACGGCCCGGGAAATTTACGTCGAGCTGGAAAAGCCCTATATATCCGGGCTGACCCTCCTGGGCGGCGATCCTTTGGAACCGGAGAACCAGCGGGCCCTGCTCCCGCTACTGCACCGGGTCCGAAAAAGCTACCCCCAAAAAAGCATCTGGTGCTTCACCGGATATACACTGAAAGATCCCCAAACCTTCACCAAAATTCACCCCAATTGTGAGGTTACCGAGGACTTTCTCTCCTGCATAGATATTCTCATAGACGGGCCCTTTATCCCGGAGGAGAAGGATATTTCACTCCAATTTCGTGGCAGCCGTAACCAGCGTATTATCGACATGGACCGCAGCCGCCAGGCGGGAAAAATCGTTCTCTGGGATAAGCTCCGCAAATAA
- a CDS encoding PduL/EutD family phosphate acyltransferase — translation MKFMVETSARHIHLTQETVEKLFGAGYQLTKRKDLSYPGQFACNERVTLVGPKKEMANVSILGPVRKADQVEVSGSDARALGIDAPVRESGHVEGSGACKLIGPAGEVELKEGVIIAKRHLHVLESDAEKMGIKNGEIIRVACGGEGRKLIFDDVVVRVNKDGATTMHIDTDEAQAAGSPTEGEIFRG, via the coding sequence ATGAAATTCATGGTTGAAACATCTGCCCGTCACATTCATCTGACGCAGGAAACTGTAGAGAAGCTGTTTGGTGCCGGTTATCAGCTTACCAAGCGCAAGGACCTGTCTTATCCCGGCCAGTTTGCCTGCAATGAGCGGGTCACCCTGGTGGGTCCCAAGAAGGAAATGGCCAATGTCTCTATCCTGGGCCCTGTGCGTAAGGCCGACCAGGTGGAGGTCTCCGGCTCCGATGCCCGGGCTCTGGGCATTGATGCCCCTGTCCGCGAGAGCGGCCATGTGGAAGGCTCCGGCGCCTGCAAGCTCATTGGGCCTGCCGGTGAGGTGGAGCTGAAGGAGGGCGTCATTATCGCCAAGCGTCACCTGCATGTGCTGGAGAGCGATGCGGAAAAGATGGGCATTAAGAACGGCGAGATTATTCGCGTGGCCTGCGGCGGCGAGGGCCGCAAGCTGATCTTCGATGATGTAGTGGTTCGTGTGAACAAGGACGGCGCTACCACCATGCACATCGATACCGACGAGGCACAGGCTGCCGGTTCCCCCACCGAGGGCGAGATCTTCCGCGGCTGA
- a CDS encoding LysR family transcriptional regulator, whose amino-acid sequence MAVKLELYRVFKEVAEAGNITAAAQNLFISQSAVSQSIKQLESDLQSRLFARNSRGVSLTPDGKMLYEYVRSAMGLLETGEEKLSQSRQLQVGHLTIGASDTVTSQFLLPYLDRFHRQYPGVHIQIISGRSHKVLGLLQSGKVDIAFASTPQDASSLSTFRCFDTHSIFVAAADYDCNFDHIYTLEEIIRFPLILLERKASSRLHLDKFFLQNGHHLNPEIELGARSLLVDLAAIGFGVAGVTEEFVKNELASGKLRKLQTDFAIPPRSVDLCILRDVPQTSAAQKFMQFVQANL is encoded by the coding sequence ATGGCTGTAAAACTGGAATTATACCGCGTTTTCAAGGAGGTTGCCGAGGCCGGCAACATCACCGCAGCGGCACAGAACCTATTCATTTCCCAATCCGCCGTGAGCCAATCTATCAAGCAATTGGAGTCTGACCTGCAGTCCCGGCTCTTTGCGCGCAATTCCCGAGGCGTGTCCCTGACCCCGGACGGCAAAATGCTCTATGAGTATGTCCGCAGCGCCATGGGTCTGCTGGAAACGGGGGAGGAAAAGCTGTCCCAGTCCCGGCAATTACAGGTGGGGCACCTGACCATCGGCGCCAGCGACACAGTAACCAGCCAGTTCCTCCTCCCCTATTTAGACCGCTTCCACCGCCAGTACCCAGGCGTACACATTCAAATCATATCCGGCCGCAGCCACAAGGTCCTGGGACTGCTGCAGTCGGGGAAGGTGGACATCGCCTTTGCCAGCACCCCCCAGGACGCCAGCTCTCTGAGCACCTTCCGCTGCTTTGATACCCACTCCATTTTTGTGGCGGCGGCAGACTACGACTGCAATTTTGACCACATCTACACCCTGGAGGAGATCATCCGATTCCCGCTGATCCTGTTGGAGCGTAAGGCTTCCAGCCGCCTGCATCTGGACAAATTCTTCCTGCAGAACGGACACCATCTGAACCCGGAGATCGAGCTGGGAGCCCGGAGTCTGCTGGTGGATCTGGCGGCCATTGGCTTCGGTGTAGCGGGGGTAACAGAGGAATTCGTAAAGAACGAATTGGCTTCCGGCAAGCTGCGCAAGCTGCAAACGGACTTTGCCATTCCGCCCCGGAGCGTAGACCTGTGCATCCTGCGGGATGTGCCCCAAACCTCCGCCGCGCAGAAATTCATGCAGTTTGTGCAGGCAAATTTGTGA
- the gdhA gene encoding NADP-specific glutamate dehydrogenase encodes MNAYLASVLESVKTKHGNEPEFVQTVEEVLSSLEPVIEKHPEYEKVDLLGRMVEPERMFTFRVVWCDDNGQWHTNRGWRCQFNGAIGPYKGGLRFQKNVYEGIIKFLGFEQTFKNSLTGLPIGGAKGGSDFDPAGKSDAEVMRFCQSFMTALYRYIGPDIDVPAGDMGVGGREIGYLYGQYRRLKGVWENGVLTGKGLSYGGSLIRPEATGYGAMYYLQEVLKHENDTIEGKRIAISGYGNVGWGIMKKATQLGAKVTYFAGPDGYVHDPDGVITDEKLNFILEMRAKDPMHCKPYADKFGCEFVAGEKCWGVKDVDVYMPAAMQNDVKMESAEKIAASGVKYYIEVANMPTTNDALNYLRAQKHIIVAPSKAVNAGGVGVSALEMAQNSERLVWTAEEVDHQLHKMMENIHKVSAEAAAEYGLGYDLVAGANIAGFKKVAEAMMEQGCF; translated from the coding sequence ATGAATGCTTATCTGGCAAGCGTGCTCGAGAGCGTAAAGACCAAGCACGGCAACGAGCCTGAGTTCGTGCAGACCGTTGAGGAAGTTCTGTCCTCTCTGGAGCCTGTCATCGAGAAGCACCCCGAGTATGAGAAGGTCGACCTGCTGGGCCGTATGGTAGAGCCCGAGCGTATGTTCACCTTCCGTGTTGTGTGGTGCGATGATAACGGTCAGTGGCACACCAACCGCGGCTGGCGCTGCCAGTTCAACGGCGCTATCGGCCCCTACAAGGGCGGCCTGCGTTTCCAGAAGAATGTCTATGAAGGCATTATCAAGTTCCTGGGCTTCGAGCAGACCTTCAAAAACAGCCTGACCGGCCTGCCCATCGGCGGTGCCAAGGGCGGCTCCGACTTCGATCCCGCCGGCAAGTCCGACGCCGAGGTCATGCGCTTCTGCCAGAGCTTCATGACTGCTCTCTATCGTTATATTGGGCCCGATATCGATGTTCCCGCCGGTGACATGGGCGTGGGCGGCCGTGAGATCGGCTACCTGTACGGCCAGTATCGCCGCCTGAAGGGCGTGTGGGAGAATGGCGTGCTCACCGGTAAGGGCCTGAGCTACGGCGGCTCCCTGATCCGTCCCGAGGCCACCGGTTACGGCGCTATGTACTATCTGCAGGAAGTGCTGAAGCACGAGAACGACACCATCGAGGGCAAGCGTATCGCTATCTCCGGCTACGGCAATGTGGGCTGGGGCATCATGAAGAAGGCTACGCAGCTGGGCGCTAAGGTCACTTACTTTGCCGGTCCCGACGGTTATGTTCACGATCCCGACGGTGTCATCACCGACGAGAAGCTGAACTTCATCCTGGAGATGCGCGCCAAGGATCCTATGCACTGCAAGCCCTATGCCGATAAGTTCGGCTGCGAGTTCGTCGCCGGCGAGAAGTGCTGGGGCGTCAAGGATGTGGATGTGTATATGCCCGCCGCCATGCAGAACGATGTTAAGATGGAGTCCGCTGAGAAGATCGCTGCTTCCGGCGTGAAGTACTACATCGAGGTCGCTAATATGCCCACCACCAACGATGCTCTGAACTATCTGCGTGCGCAGAAGCACATCATCGTGGCTCCCTCCAAGGCTGTTAACGCCGGTGGCGTGGGCGTTTCCGCTCTGGAAATGGCTCAGAACTCCGAGCGTCTGGTCTGGACCGCCGAGGAAGTTGACCATCAGCTGCACAAGATGATGGAGAACATCCACAAGGTGTCTGCCGAGGCTGCTGCCGAGTACGGCCTGGGTTATGACCTGGTGGCTGGCGCCAACATCGCCGGCTTCAAGAAGGTCGCTGAGGCTATGATGGAGCAGGGCTGCTTCTAA
- a CDS encoding phosphoribosyltransferase family protein, protein MHTYSLKVAGLQRELPICKVTDDLHIGAFICFGDAELTVACAKAMLDLLEPDSYDYLFTAEAKSIPLIHEMARQSGAKKYFIARKGQKVYMPNPIHVEDKSITTVGTQRLFLGSDDAALIRGKRIVLMDDVISTGGSLLAMEHLVELAGGTVVDRIAVLAEGAAAQRKDIKFLAPLPVFNADGTIK, encoded by the coding sequence ATGCATACATATTCGCTGAAAGTAGCCGGTTTGCAGCGGGAGCTGCCTATCTGCAAGGTAACAGACGATCTGCACATTGGCGCCTTTATCTGCTTTGGCGACGCTGAGTTGACTGTGGCCTGTGCCAAAGCCATGCTGGACCTGCTGGAGCCCGACAGCTACGACTATCTCTTCACTGCCGAAGCCAAGAGCATCCCCCTCATCCACGAAATGGCCCGCCAGTCCGGCGCAAAGAAGTATTTCATCGCTCGCAAAGGCCAGAAGGTCTATATGCCCAACCCCATCCATGTGGAGGATAAATCCATCACCACCGTTGGCACCCAGCGCCTGTTCCTGGGCAGCGACGACGCCGCCCTCATCCGTGGCAAGCGCATTGTGCTTATGGACGATGTGATCTCCACCGGCGGCTCCCTGCTGGCCATGGAGCATCTGGTAGAGCTGGCTGGCGGCACCGTGGTAGACCGCATCGCCGTTCTGGCCGAGGGCGCAGCTGCCCAGCGCAAGGATATCAAGTTCCTGGCCCCCCTGCCGGTGTTCAACGCCGACGGAACGATCAAGTAA